From Fulvivirga lutea:
ATGAAAGGGTTCATACTGCCTAAAACAAAAACCAACACCAGCAGACCTACACTCGCGTAGAAATTAAATGTTAGGTATAATGATTGTATGATTCGGAAAAGGCGCATTCTATCAATTAGGCACTTCTACTTTATCTACTATCAATTGGATGGCCGTATGCGCGGTCATTCCCTGCATTTCTTTTTCAGGGGTCAACATAATGCGGTGATTCAATACCGGAATAACCATATCCTTCACATCATCAGGGGTTACAAAATCTCTACCTTGTACAGCGGCATACGTTTTGGCACTGTGTAAGAGACTAATACCTGCTCTTGGTGATGCCCCTAAATAGATGTTCGGATTGTTTCGTGTTTCATGTATGAGGCTGGCAATATAATGAAGTATTTCACGCTTCACATTAATTTGTTTTACCGTTTCCTGTATTGCTTTCAGCTTTTTAGCATCAATAATTTTATTGATGTTTTTCAGATTAAGATGGATGCCACCTGTCATGTGTAATTCTAATATTTTCTGTTCATCATCCAGGTTAGGGTAATCCACGATCAACTTGAACATAAAGCGATCTAACTGTGCCTCCGGTAACCTGTAAGTACCCTCATGTTCTACTGGGTTTTGAGTGCCAATGACAATAAAAGGAGATTCCAATTCATACCGAGTTCCATCCACCGTAATCTGTCGTTCCTCCATACATTCAAAAAGTGACGATTGTGTTTTGGCGGGGGCTCTATTTATTTCATCTATTAACACAACGTTCGAGAATATTGGACCGGATTTAAAGTCAAACTCTGTAGACTTAGGATTGTAGATCATTGTGCCGATCACATCGCTGGGCATTAAATCTGGTGTGAATTGAATTCTGCTGAATTTCGCATCTACCGTTTTAGATAGGCATTTGGCCGTCAATGTTTTAGCTACTCCGGGCATACCCTCAATCAGCACATGCCCTTCACAGAATAAAGCAATTGTTAATTGCTCAACGATTTTTTGTTGCCCTAACACAGCACTCCCTATCTCTTTTTGAATGGCCTCAAAAGTTTCTTGAACCACGGAGAGATCAACGCGTGATTCGAAAATATTATCATTTTCCATAAGATCTGGCTTTTTTATAAAAGTTTTCTATCAATTTTTCCTGTTCAATTATTCGTTCATCTAACACATTGGCTACTGCTCGAATAACTTTGAAATTTGTAACTAAAAGGCTAACATCTTCGAAAGGCACTCCTGAAGAGTTTGAAAGATGTTTGGCGAATGTATCATCAAGTACTTCCGTATCCAACCTGTATTTTTCCCTCACTTCGGCAAGAAAGTAATCTATCCTTTTCATTCCGATGTCTTTATGATCGCTTTCATTGT
This genomic window contains:
- a CDS encoding AAA family ATPase; amino-acid sequence: MENDNIFESRVDLSVVQETFEAIQKEIGSAVLGQQKIVEQLTIALFCEGHVLIEGMPGVAKTLTAKCLSKTVDAKFSRIQFTPDLMPSDVIGTMIYNPKSTEFDFKSGPIFSNVVLIDEINRAPAKTQSSLFECMEERQITVDGTRYELESPFIVIGTQNPVEHEGTYRLPEAQLDRFMFKLIVDYPNLDDEQKILELHMTGGIHLNLKNINKIIDAKKLKAIQETVKQINVKREILHYIASLIHETRNNPNIYLGASPRAGISLLHSAKTYAAVQGRDFVTPDDVKDMVIPVLNHRIMLTPEKEMQGMTAHTAIQLIVDKVEVPN